In Paracoccaceae bacterium Fryx2, a single genomic region encodes these proteins:
- a CDS encoding regulatory protein GemA translates to MTISKQQKAILYVAKAKLGLDDETYRRVLAKCAGVTSSTELDQAGFDAVMGFLDHVGFRPLVADGPSYGKRAGFASPGQVELIRTLWMELHQACELDEAALCGWLLKWFKVSSLRFLTVAQAPKVITALKAWKSRARAA, encoded by the coding sequence ATGACGATAAGCAAGCAACAGAAGGCCATCCTGTATGTGGCGAAGGCCAAGCTCGGCCTGGATGACGAGACCTATCGGCGCGTCCTGGCGAAGTGCGCGGGCGTCACCAGCTCGACCGAACTGGATCAGGCGGGTTTCGATGCCGTCATGGGGTTTCTCGATCATGTCGGCTTTCGCCCGCTGGTGGCGGACGGGCCGTCCTATGGCAAGCGGGCGGGCTTTGCCTCGCCGGGTCAGGTGGAGCTGATCCGCACCCTGTGGATGGAGCTGCATCAGGCGTGCGAGCTGGACGAGGCCGCGCTGTGCGGCTGGTTGCTGAAGTGGTTCAAGGTGTCCTCGCTGCGCTTCCTGACCGTGGCACAGGCCCCCAAGGTGATCACCGCCCTGAAGGCGTGGAAGTCGCGGGCGCGGGCGGCGTGA